TGAGACTAGTAGCTGCTCCGGACACCAGGAAGAAGATGGCATTCGAATTCAGACCTGACGATGGACCTCGTGCTGCATACGCTTATCAAAACCGATATGGTTATCGTGGACAGTGGCTGATCGAGTTACTAGGCTCTGGCTTTCATCCCGATAGTGTACCTTATCGACAACCTCTACCACCATCTGTGTTGGTCCCTCCGGCACCTCCTCTGTGATTGCATGCGATATCACgaagagaatgaaaaataacGAACGAGTGATAGAATTTAAATGCGTTTAGAGTATTTATAATTGTTCTTGAAGACTATGCTGTTCTTAGATTGCCCACACTTTAACGTAGTCGATGTGGAGACCAGTATCACTGTTATGCCATGTCTCCAGCCAGTTGCTCTCCGCTTGATAAAAGTCATTCAGTGCCTATAATAATGGacaagtatttttaattaaataggtTCTTCTACTTTTGCTAAATGAAGTTGATTGATAAATGTACCTTCGGTGATAGATTCTTCCAAGGCTTCTCGTAATGACCACTCGTGCAAGTGTTGTGGAAGACAACGTGACCTCCGACTGCTATGCCGAAGTTCAGATAAAGCTGTGATAATATGCAAAGTTAATAACGAATGATCGCATGCAATCTACGTACAGTATTGAAATAGTAAGTTAGTAGATACAAACCGGTGTATCATACAGAGGTGGCAATTGTTGCTCGCCATATTGTTCATTGTCAACCTTGACCACTACTTGGCCAGGTTTCCATATCAAGTCGAATACGTGATAACTGTCCGACCATAACGAACTTGAATTTTTACTAAGAAGATTGAACCAATTGTTCTGCTTATTTTGGTTATCCTTTGAGACCGCGTATCCGCCAGCCTGAAGAAGGTGTCCACTGAAATCTTTTCCGTCTTTCAATTGGAGCGAAGGATTACCAACTGAGTGAGCTATTATGATCTCACAATATGCTTTCGAATCATCTGTATTCCCCTCGGTACTTTCTAGCGTAATCACTGAAACGGAGATTGcaaaaaacatgtaatatagtAACGAGCAACTGGGTCCTATGTAACTcgagttattaattattaaacttACAAGGATACAACCAATCGCCACGCGGTAATTTAGCTCGAATTTGAACGTGTCCATACAAAAAGAGGAAAGATGGTTTGCTGTTTATACGTCCTGCTATTACAGGCGGTAGAATGAACGGTGCGCGTCCTACTTGTTTGCAATTTGCAGTACCAATCTCGCTGGTGCATctagaaatataattatttttaatacatcaTACACTGTTATTTTATGTTATCGTATGATTAAATTCGTACTTCTCTAGCGTCAAAGTACCCTCGCGAATGAAATCTCTTCCAAACACGACATTAGTGAGGGTGGGTCTAATATGTAAAACGCCGTCCCAGACATCTACGTTGTTCCTATCGTTCTTGTAAACTACAAACTCGTAGTTCTAAGAAGAAACGATATAAATTTTACTATCAGTTTTCCATTATGTAATTGATAGATTATTAGAAACCTACTGGTGCGTGGGAGAAACGTTCGATGGTCTTCCAGCGGCTAGAATCAAGCGTATCAAAGTTATCTTCGAATAATAATTGTCCTGGACAgatattttgtcgattcgtttGTGGAGTATTGCGATCGGTTTCGAATGTCCTTGTCTCAGATGGTCTCGCGCAAACGATGTTGCCTCCAGTGGATGCACTTACAGGCGTTCCATCATAATTGTAAAActctgaataaattaaaaattgtatttaaattatcattaatatcGTGTATTCAGAGATACGATCTTTGTTCGGAACCGACCGTTTACTTCGTGCTGTTGATCCACCAAGTTGTAACCGAGGCCATCGTAAACTACATGGATCCAGTAGTAAATTTTTTGGCCTCGCTTCAACCTTGTGGTTCGATCCTCGTACGTCCATCGACCATTGCGAGCTTTTACGATATCTCTGGCAATAGTTCCTGCCTCGAGGCCATTGAAATCTTCGTTAAATTTCACGTGATAGGCGACCAAGGAGATGCCATCCTCATCTAAATGCAAAACATAATTTTGTTACCTGttgatattctttttctttcttattgcaTTCTTGGATCGCCGATGACGTTATAGGGAGTCggaattattaatattgtttcttcttattttctccTTGTTTTTATTATACGCATCCTTAAATTATACGTTGTACCTAATGGCTTAagattcatttgaaattcatttgtaATTATTCATTCTGATATTTCGAAGATATGAATATGGCCTATGTTAATTTTAGAAATCCATTAAGATCTTCCTGTCGCAATAAGGAAACACCAGTTACAAGCTTATCGCGCTTAATTTGTATCGAGTAGAAATATTATCGATGAAGTTGTGAAATACGCTGACATACGCGGAATATTTAATTTAAGCATTTTaacttcaaaattaataatttttgaattataattagtatttgATATGGTGAAAAGCAGTGACATAGTAACACCAGTCAAggtattaagaaaataaaatattagacaaagaaatattataaaatgaaaaaatttaattttatatttcaatcttcACCGTTCATCGTTCGCTgcatcaattattttattaagctGAAAATGAAGGTTTTAAGTAAATGACCTCTTCAATGATGAATGAAACAGCTCAGGAAGAACAATGGAGAACatctaataataaaatgaagaaattacttaCGCGGAATGGACATTCGTAATCCTTTCGGATAAAGAGGTTCCACTGTCGGTGTTGGAGGAAGGTATTGAGCAAAGTTTTCCTGAACCACGATGAGTAATAAAAAACCTTCAAGGAGAAGCATCTTGGTCGGTAGAGCGGTCATCGTGAACGTTCAACGATGATGCTGGTCTAAAGAAAACTGAGGGACGAGATTCCACTTCCCATCATTATGCAAACTGGTTTCGTATAAATATATCTACTATGATACTAGTAATCGCTTACAGTAAGTTTGTATTTTTCTAATGAtgcttcaaattttctttttttaaaatgattttcctTGTTTAACTTTCCGCATATGAAAGATAGTAAAAAGTCATTGCAAATGTTATCATGCagtatttttacatttacagaaaataatttaaatgattatGTATCACAAATCTTGTACtgaattttaataacattaattatatATTCGTTAAGTCCATTGCATTCGATGTAATTACATAATGGCCTAGaaataatcataaatttaaactccttcttgaattattaatttaaatagacCGCTCAAATCGGGCGTTTAAATCTAGGGACATTTTTCTCTGTTTAGTGTCTAGAAATTTAATTGACCCACCGTTTCCAGTCGCCATAAGTTTCACTAGTTCCGAGTTCCGACGGTTTCGACATTTTTGTGTTAATTCTTCGTAGTTATCGTGTAATTAAATACGATTTTTGTGAATTTTACAACGACCGAAAGTGTCACTGCTTCGCGGACATCCAGTCGTGAGTATTATTTAtcaatattgtttatttataatgtaatttacctTCGTTCTTACACCCTTACAAAGACGTTAAAAACAATAAGTTGTTCACAACTTATTACATGTTGATTGACACAATACATTTGTGTAAATATAACCATAAAATGTTTGTTATATTTGCCGAATTATGGTTAATATATTGCCGGAAACAATAGTTTGCGGAATTAAGATTTATACGTCGTTAATGATCATGGCGATCTCATAAATGTGTTTGTCTCAGCATACTAAATTTACCGAATCTTTATATTTCATCAAGGTGTTTTAAAGTTCTTTGAAACTTTTCGGATACATTTAAGGAATAATATCTTGATCCATGGTTTTCTGTGTTTATTGTACTTTATGTTGAACAAATCAATGCATTTTACTTGACCCAGTTTGGCATTTCATAGCTCACTGCATTgagcattttcttcttttaaatgtGTCTCATAGCACTACATTTTTGTGCATTATTTATAGACTGTACAATGAAGAAATATGTAAAACACAGATTGCAATTTTATTCCTAAGTCACGATGGGAATTGATACATTTGGTTACTACTTAGGTTAATTGCAGTTGCAATTTTCATGTATGTTTTGAAATACATCTCTAACTTTATAATTAACAGAATATGTTTTACATAAATAACTACACAATTTTTTGCAAGgtatattacatgataatattatttatacatttaagATATTTGTATACTTTAGTGGCTATAAGCTTATCAGTTATACATTATTTCTTACCAAATACTTAGGTACaacatttctttttaaaattttttataagtCTCCTGTAACATTGTTATGTTtgtgaatattaaataaattcttatacttcttagttttaattttaagaaactTTTGTTTGCTGTAGTGGAAGAAGGAAATATCAAAATTCATTGGAttctgatatttatttataattttggaaGAAGGATTTATATATGTATCTAGTTTAATATTGACTGTAAATCTTTTTTCTAAAAGTATGCATTAACAGTCCATTAATCTTTGTTTCCTTCATGCAAAGGCAAATAAAAGTTGATCAGTTTTATTCTTCCTCTTCTGTAATAAGTATAAAACAAAGtgatatattttgtatatataCAAGTTAttcttttatgttttataatttcaaatgttACTAtgctgttttttattttataatttcttgtatatgtataatatatgtttgtactattttaattttttatatttggtAATTAACCCCTTAGCGCTCACGCCTGTGACTATCACGGGCATAACAAACCCGATCGCCGCTTAGCGGTTTGTTTTGTTTAGCCGCTGATAATTATGGATCTGCTTCATGGTGTCCTATACTaaagtacatatgtacatcTTAATTTACGGTTTATTCATTGTATATTCATTAATAAACAAAGATAAGACCCCGAGATTTTGCCGTTAATATTTattcgtttttttatttttcgagggACTAGAAAACAGTATACGCCtttctcaattttctttttataatttttaaatttgtttgtattattattattttacaaaaatgaatTCGATAAGTCATCAAATCCGTTGGTTCTAAGAAGTGTACATTCCCTTGAAATCTCGTGCGTGTTGGCCGGGATCCGTCCTGAGTTCAAACGCAGCCTCGATGAATAAAGCATCCTGAGTTTGACTTCGTtattttagtaaaaataattcaataccATATTATAAATGCATAAAATATGATATACCAAGAATATGAatttatgcaaaaaaaaaatttgtgcaTTTTTGGACggtaaatttcagaaaaatttgaGCGTTAAGGAGTTAAACATGCAATATATTTGCATAAGGAAATTGATTAAGCATTTAATCTGCTATATTTGTATGTTTATAATTATTGTGAACATTAATGAGTAAACTTGTAAATCTAAGgacatttatataatattattcttACTTATTTAGCAAGCAATTTATTCTCTACTTGTGCAACttgcaaatatttttatgaacgTTTGTACTatgtaagaaaataaaataaatgaataggGATACTTATTTTAATGTATGTACATGTGTGGCAGTAATTCTATAATagttttctttaaatataaaatagcgTCCAAACGGACTGCGGCCCTTAAAACAATTTGGAATGCTCTAGCAAACCATTTGCTAGAGTGAGAGAGAatttaaaaatgcaaaattgGAACCAATGGCAATTGTCAGCTGGTGCTGTTGCCACTCCAATGCCACAACCACCAGTTGGTTATGCTACACCAGGAGCAGATCCTATGGCTATGATGCAAGCTTACATGCAGTATTATAATCAACCAGtaagtattatattaaaaattctattaaaatgaTTAGTCATAGTCATAACTTTGAACAGCTAAACCTTAGATACTCTGAGttgtattaatttcaattaaaacaaaaaaattacaGTATGTTAATGGTTTATTTATTGGAATCTAACTACATGGAAAATTTATccaaatataaataatacatatactatatatatatttttgtttgttaGGCACCTAGTGGATATACAGCAGAACAATGGGCTGCAGCTCAACAACAAAACTGGGCTCAGTGGCAACAATGGCAACAACAATATCAGCAGTGGCAAGCACAATATGGGGAGAAGGTATATAAGAAActaatgtattataaaattatgtacatataaattattcatataaaaattctaaatacaaTAAAACTGAAGCAGAGATGATTTTTTAAACTATTACATTCATTTATGTTTTTTCATTGCTTCAATTCTTGTTTCAGTATCAGGAAACAATGAAGCACATATCAGCACAGAACTTGAACTTAGCTAGTCAGGTGCCACAGTTACCAGTTGTGCAACCTCCGCCACCTCTTCCAAAAGAGGATGCAAAACCACCATTGCCTCCAACCACAATGAATACGTATCAGTTTACAAGCATGCCTCCACCTCATCAAAACAATCTTCCATTATTCCCTGTTAAACAAAATGCAAATACCTCGGTGCAGCAGGGAAACGTTCAAAATTGTCCTCAGAATCCGCCTTTACCTCCGAATCAACCTCCATTACCTCCTGACAGTAGTAATAATAGTAAAGagaataataatgtaattgGTAAACGTAGTAGTAACGCCATTAGTGAATCTCCTAGTGCTAAGAAATTGAAAGTTGAAGACGAAGAACTAACTGAGGCCGAGAAAACATTTGACGCCCAGTTTAAACAGTGGGAGGAACAGTTTAATAAGTGGAAACAGCAAAATGCTAATCATCCAGACAAGGTAAGTAAtgttactattattattgtagATCAGTTAGAAGCAACGAAACATGTTAATTGATATTCCTGTAAGTGAAGTAGTGTTAActttaatttttgcaaaaaaaaaacgagataTCATTTTATTGTAGACCCAATACAAGCAATACGAAGCGAAATGGACATCCTGGCGAGAGAAGCTTATTGAACGACGCGAACAGATGCGTAGGAAACGCGAACAACAAAAGCAAGTTACTGCTAAGGCAGAAgtcgaaaaaaataaaagtttgcCGGGTGATGATAAAATAATGAACATTCTGTCGAGTACGGAGAATCAGGGattgattaataatttgttaGGCATTGGAAAAACTCTTGGTTTAACTGGGAAGCAAAATGCTAACGTACCTCCACCGCCACCTCCACCACCAGCTACCGAAACCACAGTGTCTAACGTTCAAACAACTATGACGTCCTCGTCCCAAGCAACTTCGCAATCAGTACCTCAGTTATCAGTCATGAACATGATGAATTCATCACCTTGGAATTCTCAGCAATGGACGCCACAGTACAACACAAACGTATCaaattttcctaattttcaGTCTATGTCTGGCGTATCCCAAGTACCATTTAATGGCCCGCCAACTCAGATGCCTCCACCAAATTTCACACAGCCACCACCGAACTTTTCAAGCGTACCAAACTTCTCGCAGCCGCCTCCAAATTTTGCTAATAACGATTCCAGACAGAATCAAAATGCACGACCCTCGGTTCCACCAAATATACAAGGAAGACCTCCTCCGTTTGGCTCAAATAATAATAGCGGTCCAGATGGAAGTCATTTGCACAATGAACGTCCAGGTCAAGGTGGTCCCATAAATAATTTCGAATCAGTAAGTCatccaaataattttaatgattctaATCGAGAAAAAGACGGAGTACCATTAGAACGTTTTGCTCGAGATGGTGTCGCTGATCAAACGAGTAGTCAGTTTAGATCAAATGATATGTACGGTCAAcggaatgaaaattataaattaaacgatgaacgGGGATCCGAAAGTGATCAGTTTAGAAGGGAAGATAGAAATTATCAAGACTTTGGTGGCAATCAGTTCAATCAGcacaaaatgaatttcaataacGATAGATTTGGTGCTGGAAATGATCGTTTTGGATCTGGTAACAACAGATTTGGCCCAGGAAACGATAGATTCGGACCTGGAAATGATCGATTTGGTTCAGGAAATGATCGATTCGGGTCTGGAGACAATAGATTCACTGGTAACGATCGATTCGGGCCAGGAATGGATAGAATGGTACAAGGAAACGAACCTGTTAACGATCGTTTCGGTTCAAACAATGAACCACCATATGGACCAGGGGGTGATAGATTTAATAGGAATAACTTGGATCGTTTCGATCAAAAGGATCTAGGCGACAGGCGTGATGGCTTCCCAGTTGCTCCACGtaatttcaatagaaataaTCAATTTGAACCATCGGATAAGTTTGCTCCAGAACTGAAGAAACTTATGGAAAAACGAAGAGCAGCTATAGATGTATTTAAACCGAGTTTTCTCGATTCTGATAAGAACAGTAGTGTTGGATCTTTGAGTGAAAGTTTTAAGAAGATTACCGGTGAGTCACCGTTTATGAAAACTTCTTCCAATAATAATTTTGGACCTCGTGGGTCTTCCAATTTCGGGCCAAGCGGGCCTGGTAATTTCCGAATGCCTGGGGACTTTAAACCTCCAGGTAACGCAGACTTTGGGCCCCGATGTCCTACAGGAATTGGACGTAACAATTCCTTCGAACTGCGAGATGGAGGAACTGCTCCGTTTAGAGGACCTACTTCCAGCCCACAGCAAGAGTTTATAATTACCGAACCTAGGCCAGAAATGAATaaagagaataaaaatgaatctgTTACTGGGGTGGAGCAGCCAGTAGTAATCTTAAACGATCAGAATGCTGATAGCGTTCAGAAAGATGGTTCTGAAGGTTATCCAGTACAAAATGAGATTCCATTATTAGAGAAACCACCCTGGATCGATGCCCAGCTTCCTGAAAATACTTCATTGCAAAAGGATAAAAGAGATGATAATTTGCCTACAAATTACAATCCCTCAGAGCATATCCCTCAGGATACTCAGAATGCAATCAATAAATCGACAGAAGGAAAACAAGAATTATCTGGtagtgataataaaaaaatagaagcaTTACCTTTCATGGGAGAAAATGATCCGAAACCTGAAGATTTGAACATGGAGCCACCACCAGAGTTACCAAATTTGGGTCCTGTCTCGGATACCAACGAAGTGGCCGATCCTATGCGAGGAACGAATGAACCGTATGATGTAAAAGAGTCTTCCTTAAAACCTTTTCCAAATAATCCAGAATGCTTTGAACCTAGAGAAACTTTTGATTCTACACTCGGTCCAAGAGGAATGCAGTTCAAACCAAATACACCTTTCACTGGCCCTAGAAGTTCTACCGACAACAGATTTCCTGCGTTTGAGCCTAGAGGTCCAAATTCATTTCCATTTAATCCTTCGGCATTAAACCCGTACCCATTAGGTCCTCGAGGTCTCAACGATGGACAGTTTGGTCCAAGAGGTCCTAACGACACGCAGTTTGGTCAAAGGGGTGTCAACGATGGATTATTTGGGCCTAGAGGTCCTAATGATGGTCCATTTGGCCCTAGAGGCCCTACTGGACCATTTGGACCAAGAGGCTCTACCGAAAATCAATTTGGGCCAAGAGGGCCTAATAATGGACAGTTTGGACCTAGAGGTTCTAACAATGGACAATTTGGTCCCAGGTATGACAGTCAGTTCGGACTAAGAAGATCTAACGATGGACAGTTTGCTCCTAGGGGACCAATCGATGGACAGCTTGGACCTCAAGGACCTAACAATAGACAATTTGGTCCTGGTAGACAAAACGACGCACCTTTTGATAACTGTGGGCAATTTACTCCTAGAGTACCATCTGAAACTCATAGATTTCCAGGACCCAATGATAGACTGTTCGGTTCAAGGCGTAACGAAGGACCCTATCAACGAAGTCCAACTGGTGCAAAGGGAACCAACAATGGACAGTTTTCCAATATGTCTGACGTGTATGGGTCTCAGAATTCCAATGATGCGTACTTTGGATCACGAGGTCCAATGGATGGGCCAAATGATAACAGACAATGCGATATCAGAGGAATTGGGGAATTCAGATCAAAAGGGCCGGTTGATAATAATTCTTGTCCTAAACTCAGAGAGAATTCAGATGCAGCTGGTTCTAACGTTCGTGGCGATGGAGGGGTGTATGAGGCTACTAATCAAATGCGGATAGAACAGAACATATCACAAGGACAATTCGATACTGATGATATGTCGAATCCAGGTTGGAGGAAATCGTATCCTAAGAACAGTTTTGGTGATACTGATCAAAGATCTAGacgaaatttttgtttcatcGACAAACCTTTGCTTGCtcaaaatgaaacatttaatcAAGATACTATAAGTAATGTAGAAAGACGTTCTCCACTAAATGTAAATAAATCTAGCATACCTGATAGATCAGAAAAGAGTATGGCTGATTTAACAGCGGGAGATTATAAAAGTGGGTACGGGGAATCGTCATCAGGATCTGATTATACAAAGTTTGGTGGTCCTAGTATGTTCATGAAACGATCAATAGATAATCGACAGTCTCAAGTCAGGTGTCCAGCTGTTAAAGAATTTTGCATAGAAAAACAGTTTAATTATAATCATGGCGGGGCGACAACTGATAAGAAATTCATTGAACATATACCTGCTAAAGTAATCGACTATGCCCATACAACTCGTTCAAAGATTCAAGATCACTTAACTCCAGTGCAGTGTTTCGACTATGGACATGGTAATTTAAAACCATCGGTGCCTGATCATGAGGTGTATCCGAAGAAAGATTTCAGAAATTGGGAGGAGAATGAACAAAATTTGAAAGAGTACACGGAAAAGATAAGGAGGTACGAATATTATGCGGAGAAAACAGATTCTAGGCGTTCCaggaattataataaaaaaaggaatagcGAGGACTCGTATGACGAGAGAAAACCTGAACGAGAACGTAGAGAAAAGGAAGATaataaaggaaaaggaaaagtggATAGGATATTTGATCATATGTCTGACAAAGATCAAGATATTCGATATGAAAAGAATAGCAATAAAGGTAATTTAAcgttaaatattatatgtatatatgtatataatttttgtattacaTTTTATAGCATACCtgttataaattttgaaatttaataaaaattcatgtatATTCAATTATTGAATGACATAAATgactttaattttattcttatttttttccaCTGTAGAAAGAAcacgggaaaaatgtgaaactTCTCACAAGGAGAATAAAGAGAATGACAAAGATGAAGACAGGTATAgtagaataaatatttcatttataaatttgtatttaagcatatatgtacataaggaaaataaatttatcttgGATATTATTAATATGAAAATCAATTTCGTTTGAAAACATGTAACTTTCTTTAGatcaaaaggaaataaaaactgGCAGGAGAACACAAGCAAGAACATCATAGATACAAAGCCACCAGATACCAGGTATGTTATATTGGTTATTAAATACATCTTAAGTATTTAGTCTTTGAGAAACTGTAAAATAAAtggttttacaatttttatgttctatctatttataaatttaacatATATGATTAAAATTACACTTTATTGTTGTAAATTTACACTATGCCTTTAGACTGCTAAAATGCAGTTGAAAGATACTAGTTTTATTATGTTTTTCTATATTGTGTCATTATTTTTGACGcataaaatattttggaaaactGCTGGTTTTCTTTATTTACAGTATGAAATACATATACTTATGCGACTATATTGAGATATTATGTATTCAAAGCcatgaaacatttattttcatgtaCGCTACTAATTTAAATATAAGCTACGCAAACGATGACTATTTTTGGAATTGTTGTAATTAAGTTTAGATAATCTAGATATTAATGCTTATTGAATATggaaatatcaattattttctatattatagGTATTGATATACAATAATCTAAATTGGATTAAATACATGAAATGCCTAATAGCATGATACAAATATATGTTTGTGCTGTACAAACATGTTTCATGTTGTTTAATCTCCTTGTCTTAACAAATAAGTTATATGAAGATGCTCAGGTTTCCAGTTGttgctatttttaataatagctTTTGAAACTTTCTACTGTTCTTCATGTTTATAGTACacgtttaaaatttttgaatgtttcaactatattattgataaatattttaaatataagtaCATTTATCACTTGTATGTATTAATTATGATATATTTATgatcattatattttatttttcatttattttattttatattgcatTAAAAAGACCACTCTATTTTATAAGAATTTCGTAATCAAATGATCTTATACGTTATAGTGTTACAGATCCTCAGCACAATGTATTGGAACCTACACAAAAGACTTTGGAATTGGCAAAAACACCAAATTGTACTATGGTTGATGATTTACTGTGTCCTCCAGGTCGCCAGAACAGACCACCGAAAATAGCTATTATTTTAAGAGGTCCACCAGGAAGTGGAAAATCATTTGTAGCAAAACTTATTaaggtaaaataatattttatataaattatttaacagttACTACATTGAAAATATGTTTTTGTTATAGGATAAAGAAGTTGAACAAGGAGGTTCTGCACCAAGAATTTTAAGTCTTGATGATTATTTCTTGGTTGAAAAAGAGATAGAATCTACGGATGATAATGGAAAAAAGATTACGATTAAGGTAAATTAAAGAAAGTTTAAATCATATATGTAAGTGATCTAATTCTTCCTAAATCTAATTCTCTTTTATCAATTTAGGAGATGGTTTATGAATACGAAGAAGCAATGGAGCAAAGCTACATTACATCACTTGTTAAagcatttaaaaagaatatcactGATGGTTTCTTCAACTTCATAATATTAGATTGTATTAACGAAAAAATATCTGATTACGAAGAAATGTGGAGTTTTGCTAAAACTAAAGGTTTTAAAGTAAGTTCTCTGTAATCTCAATAcatgaataaatgaaaataatttttttgatatttgtctttaacatttttttacagGTATATGTATGCGAAATGGAAATGGATTTACAAAtctgtttaaaaagaaatattcataATCGTACAGAAGATGAAATAAATAGGATTATAGATTATTTTGAACCAACACCAAGTTATCATCAAAAATTAGATGTTAATTCAATGTTGCAAGAACAAGCGATCGAAGAAGTatgttctttaaataaattgtatatttatttttgtaataaaattcacATTATCGTGTATTATATTATCTAATAGG
This Osmia lignaria lignaria isolate PbOS001 chromosome 9, iyOsmLign1, whole genome shotgun sequence DNA region includes the following protein-coding sequences:
- the B-gluc1 gene encoding beta-1,3-glucan recognition protein 1; the protein is MTALPTKMLLLEGFLLLIVVQENFAQYLPPTPTVEPLYPKGLRMSIPHEDGISLVAYHVKFNEDFNGLEAGTIARDIVKARNGRWTYEDRTTRLKRGQKIYYWIHVVYDGLGYNLVDQQHEVNEFYNYDGTPVSASTGGNIVCARPSETRTFETDRNTPQTNRQNICPGQLLFEDNFDTLDSSRWKTIERFSHAPNYEFVVYKNDRNNVDVWDGVLHIRPTLTNVVFGRDFIREGTLTLEKCTSEIGTANCKQVGRAPFILPPVIAGRINSKPSFLFLYGHVQIRAKLPRGDWLYPLITLESTEGNTDDSKAYCEIIIAHSVGNPSLQLKDGKDFSGHLLQAGGYAVSKDNQNKQNNWFNLLSKNSSSLWSDSYHVFDLIWKPGQVVVKVDNEQYGEQQLPPLYDTPLYLNFGIAVGGHVVFHNTCTSGHYEKPWKNLSPKALNDFYQAESNWLETWHNSDTGLHIDYVKVWAI
- the LOC117607777 gene encoding uncharacterized protein LOC117607777 → MQNWNQWQLSAGAVATPMPQPPVGYATPGADPMAMMQAYMQYYNQPAPSGYTAEQWAAAQQQNWAQWQQWQQQYQQWQAQYGEKYQETMKHISAQNLNLASQVPQLPVVQPPPPLPKEDAKPPLPPTTMNTYQFTSMPPPHQNNLPLFPVKQNANTSVQQGNVQNCPQNPPLPPNQPPLPPDSSNNSKENNNVIGKRSSNAISESPSAKKLKVEDEELTEAEKTFDAQFKQWEEQFNKWKQQNANHPDKTQYKQYEAKWTSWREKLIERREQMRRKREQQKQVTAKAEVEKNKSLPGDDKIMNILSSTENQGLINNLLGIGKTLGLTGKQNANVPPPPPPPPATETTVSNVQTTMTSSSQATSQSVPQLSVMNMMNSSPWNSQQWTPQYNTNVSNFPNFQSMSGVSQVPFNGPPTQMPPPNFTQPPPNFSSVPNFSQPPPNFANNDSRQNQNARPSVPPNIQGRPPPFGSNNNSGPDGSHLHNERPGQGGPINNFESVSHPNNFNDSNREKDGVPLERFARDGVADQTSSQFRSNDMYGQRNENYKLNDERGSESDQFRREDRNYQDFGGNQFNQHKMNFNNDRFGAGNDRFGSGNNRFGPGNDRFGPGNDRFGSGNDRFGSGDNRFTGNDRFGPGMDRMVQGNEPVNDRFGSNNEPPYGPGGDRFNRNNLDRFDQKDLGDRRDGFPVAPRNFNRNNQFEPSDKFAPELKKLMEKRRAAIDVFKPSFLDSDKNSSVGSLSESFKKITGESPFMKTSSNNNFGPRGSSNFGPSGPGNFRMPGDFKPPGNADFGPRCPTGIGRNNSFELRDGGTAPFRGPTSSPQQEFIITEPRPEMNKENKNESVTGVEQPVVILNDQNADSVQKDGSEGYPVQNEIPLLEKPPWIDAQLPENTSLQKDKRDDNLPTNYNPSEHIPQDTQNAINKSTEGKQELSGSDNKKIEALPFMGENDPKPEDLNMEPPPELPNLGPVSDTNEVADPMRGTNEPYDVKESSLKPFPNNPECFEPRETFDSTLGPRGMQFKPNTPFTGPRSSTDNRFPAFEPRGPNSFPFNPSALNPYPLGPRGLNDGQFGPRGPNDTQFGQRGVNDGLFGPRGPNDGPFGPRGPTGPFGPRGSTENQFGPRGPNNGQFGPRGSNNGQFGPRYDSQFGLRRSNDGQFAPRGPIDGQLGPQGPNNRQFGPGRQNDAPFDNCGQFTPRVPSETHRFPGPNDRLFGSRRNEGPYQRSPTGAKGTNNGQFSNMSDVYGSQNSNDAYFGSRGPMDGPNDNRQCDIRGIGEFRSKGPVDNNSCPKLRENSDAAGSNVRGDGGVYEATNQMRIEQNISQGQFDTDDMSNPGWRKSYPKNSFGDTDQRSRRNFCFIDKPLLAQNETFNQDTISNVERRSPLNVNKSSIPDRSEKSMADLTAGDYKSGYGESSSGSDYTKFGGPSMFMKRSIDNRQSQVRCPAVKEFCIEKQFNYNHGGATTDKKFIEHIPAKVIDYAHTTRSKIQDHLTPVQCFDYGHGNLKPSVPDHEVYPKKDFRNWEENEQNLKEYTEKIRRYEYYAEKTDSRRSRNYNKKRNSEDSYDERKPERERREKEDNKGKGKVDRIFDHMSDKDQDIRYEKNSNKERTREKCETSHKENKENDKDEDRSKGNKNWQENTSKNIIDTKPPDTSVTDPQHNVLEPTQKTLELAKTPNCTMVDDLLCPPGRQNRPPKIAIILRGPPGSGKSFVAKLIKDKEVEQGGSAPRILSLDDYFLVEKEIESTDDNGKKITIKEMVYEYEEAMEQSYITSLVKAFKKNITDGFFNFIILDCINEKISDYEEMWSFAKTKGFKVYVCEMEMDLQICLKRNIHNRTEDEINRIIDYFEPTPSYHQKLDVNSMLQEQAIEEVHMEDSEETQERSEHHNEDSQDSQDDIQDVTGVSKWERMEAEDKLDRLDGLAKKKNEGKVQTMKDFLQVPDYYNMEDTSGKKRVRWADLEERKEQEKMRAVGFVVGHTNWDRMMDPTKGGSALTRTKFFSLS